DNA sequence from the Mangifera indica cultivar Alphonso chromosome 18, CATAS_Mindica_2.1, whole genome shotgun sequence genome:
TAAATTAACACGTAGgatttttctttaatgtcaTCTTGTAAATTTCACTCTTCTGCTATATAGTAATTATGAATAACTTGATTTTGATGCAGGTTCAAACTACTCTACCCACAGCTGGAGTTGACAACCAAAGTGAGAAAATAATTGCCTACTGATCATCTCTCGATTAAGTTATCTTGGAACAAATGCTGTAACTTTCTATCACTGTCTGGATAATTGAGAATCAGGGATTGAGGTGATCAGAACTCCAAGTTGTCCTTTCAAGTCTGCCATATGATACACCATTAGAATGTAATTTGCATTTCGTATTTGATTGGAAATGGATGTCAAAGAAGCAGAACGAGTAGTTATTGCTAAACCAGTTCCTTCAAGGCCTATTTGTTCCACTTTTGGGACTTTCTCAGAGCTCCTAGCAGGTGCCATTAATGCTGCACCACCTAGTGTATGCCCTGAAACTACAGTTGTTCCCATTCGACCAAAGACAGTGAGGTTTAAGCCAATGGCGAATCCTGTCCCATCAAATCAGGCTGAGCCGTCTAGAACAGCTATATGTAATTCATCTGCCAAAGCTTCAAAATCAGATAGTACGACATCCACTGTGGTTTATAAGCCACTGGCAAAGCTTGTATCAAAggcaactttttctctcttggCTAATATGGTCAGTATCAAACTCCGATGTTGTTAAATTAGGGACATATGGTCCAGTAAAGGCTGGAACATTTTTGTCTACAATCTTTATAAATTGTGTTCTCTTTTAAATGATGGAGTATGGGTGTAATCTTCTGTGTTTTGTTATGAGCAGGGAAACTTTAATTATACTAGCAGACAACAAATGCAGCAATCAGTTGAGGGTCATGTTCAACATCCAAGTCAAGATAAAGGCATTTTTAGATCCCAAGCTAACTCAAACCTTAACCTGATTATGCCGCCACATAACGAAGCCGATCAAACAATTGAATCCTCAAAGATAGCATCTCACAAATTGGAGGAGGATCCAAAAGCCTTATCAGCTATAGCTGGGGATCGACCTTCATATGACGGCTATAATTGGAGGAAATATGGGCAAAAAGTGGTCAAAGGAAGTGAGTATCCACGAAGTTATTACAAGTGCACACACCCAAACTGTCCTGTGAAGAAGAAGGTTGAAAGGTCATTTGATGGGCAAATTGCTGAAATTGTGTACAAGGGTGAACACAATCATCCAAAGCCTCAGCCTCCTAAGCGGAGCTCATCGGGGACACAAGGGCTAGGATTAGTATCTGATGGCACTGGTCAGGATGCTAACAATCCAGTATGGAATAGTAATCTGAATGAAAGAAATGAAGGTGCAGAAGGCAGAGTAGAAAATCAGAATGAAGTAGGTTTATTGGCACATTCGACTTATCAAGGCAAAGCTCCTCTACCATATGAGCCTATTGTGACACCAGCAAACAATGCAGGTGCTGGAACCTCCGATAATTCTTGTGGCCTTAGTGTGGAATGCGATGAAGGCAAGAAGGGACTGGAGGGGGAGGAGGCTGAACCCAGAAATAAGAAAAGGTAGGAAATTAGGTAGAAACAGAAGTTTGAATACCTGTTACCCTCTCTGTGTTCCTTAGACTTGAAAAGATGCAAACTACAAATTGAAAATACGTGTAGCGTACTATTAAATTGATTCTATTGCTCTTTAGAAAAATAAGAGAAGTTGGATTTATTCTCAGTTAGCTTTGACATATCCTGCACACATTGCAAATTGCAATTGTGATCATTTCATTTGTCTAAAATGAACGTTAATGATATGTTTTTGCCAGAAAAAGTGAGAATCAGTCAAATGAAGCTGGCATATCAGAGGAGGGCCTACAAGAGCCCCGCATTGTGGTGCAAAGTTCTATAGATTCTGAGATTTTGAGTGATGGCTTTCGCTGGAGAAAATATGGCCAGAAGGTTGTGAAGGGAAATTCTTATCCCAGGTTGAGTCTCTATCACTGTTTCATGAGTTTTATCGTTCATTAATATACACTTCTTGCTATATATAATTTGTGAGTGGTGAGCACATTAGTAAGATGCAATTATTCACTTaccagaagaaaaaaataaagatacagTTGTTCTTCTGCTGAACTTGCCAATTACCACCTCCCCCTCTTTAAACCAGCATGTCCATACATAagttttacaaaaattatatcaatctCTCATTGGGTTTCCAAATTTGGGTGATCTTACATTAATAAAGGACTGACATTCTCCGTGGCAGACCTCAGAATTTGTCTAGTATATTTCTTCTGGTGGCAACCACTTTCTTTTCCTCTGATATTCTCACAGCTAGTTTTGATCTTGCAGGAGTTACTATAGATGTACAAATCTTAAGTGCAATGTGAGGAAGCACGTAGAACGAGCATTGGATGATCCAAGAGCTTTTATAACTACATATGAGGGAAAGCATAATCATGACATGCCTCTAAAGAACACAAATCCAGTGGCCTCTGAATCAGATACACCGGCTCCTACCAGCAAAGAAAAGCCCTGACTGTAGCTGTGGAAGGAAACTTTGTCAAGAAGGCACTTGATCTGACAAAGTATGTTGGAAGGAGTTCAGTGGTATTATAAACAAAGGCCTGTAACAACTCTGATGTCTGCTGCGGCTGATCTGGTGTATCATCCATGTTGTCCGCCTATGAGTTGCTGATTATACTTCTGATGAATTAGCTATATGTGGGTAATTCAAGATATTGGGCTGCTGACATAGTTATCCTTGAACTCTTTTTTGTATCATTTGCAGCTCCTCTAGCTTAAGAGtagagtttttttaatttgttttccacttcatataataattaaacctCTCTTGCCTCATCTgagcaaatatatatatatattaatctccAGGCCGCGAAGCCAGGCTTCATATATAATCTGCAGACTAGATGAGGATGCTGGGAAGCTCTTTCAACTTCTGATTCTACACCTAACTGCAAAAATGCCTTCATATCACCATAATCTATCATCCTGATACAAGTTAAAACAATCTCATTTCATGTGTGATAGGGGCTTCTCTTCACATTTGGATATATTTCATGCTGCATGTTTTTGCAATTAGCAATGCTATGTGCACTGAGTAATGAATACCTAACTAGATATACAGATgttgtgtcatcatgtgattgaatattattttattcataatttaaaatcaagaaTCATAAGATGACATATTATTCAGGTATCTAATTGGATACTCAAAACTgaatgtacatagttttattgttttgcaaTATTTCTGGATTTCACATTTCACATCAAATATTGAGTCTTAGACAGATATGTCACCAAACCCTTATTAATATGTGAAATAGCAGAGTAATGTGTCTACTGTCTGTACTTGAACAGCCCAGAAAGTATTGGTTACAGAGAAATCTATTGAAAACGTCGAtttctgaaattaaaaaaacgaCAGTTATATGgatgaacaatgttatgtgtatttagttttgaatatttaattcatatatagataatattttattatgtgattagatattatttaattcaaaatcattaaattatattatgatatatcatttaaatatttaattgaatattgaaAACTGAGTGAATGATCCATTGCTTGTGTTGTAGTATTGACATATTATATGCCGCTAGAGGTATGGTTTGGTTTAAAGGGCTGTTAAAGGTCTATTTGGAAGGCATTATAGCAAAGAGTTTGctttaaaactttaaggatTGGTTATAAGCCACATGTTTAGTATCTATCCAACTGTGGTCCCTTTGAACTTGACCTTGCTCTGGATTATATCTGGGAAATATCTTGACCAAGTCCTTCAGGTAATTTCATTTGACCCAATCATTTATACTCAAGTTGCCTCATTCTCAGCGCATAccatacaaaattttgaaacccagttgcataatttatttattaatttatcaacttttacat
Encoded proteins:
- the LOC123201402 gene encoding WRKY transcription factor 44-like; amino-acid sequence: MDVKEAERVVIAKPVPSRPICSTFGTFSELLAGAINAAPPSVCPETTVVPIRPKTVRFKPMANPVPSNQAEPSRTAICNSSAKASKSDSTTSTVVYKPLAKLVSKATFSLLANMGNFNYTSRQQMQQSVEGHVQHPSQDKGIFRSQANSNLNLIMPPHNEADQTIESSKIASHKLEEDPKALSAIAGDRPSYDGYNWRKYGQKVVKGSEYPRSYYKCTHPNCPVKKKVERSFDGQIAEIVYKGEHNHPKPQPPKRSSSGTQGLGLVSDGTGQDANNPVWNSNLNERNEGAEGRVENQNEVGLLAHSTYQGKAPLPYEPIVTPANNAGAGTSDNSCGLSVECDEGKKGLEGEEAEPRNKKRKSENQSNEAGISEEGLQEPRIVVQSSIDSEILSDGFRWRKYGQKVVKGNSYPRSYYRCTNLKCNVRKHVERALDDPRAFITTYEGKHNHDMPLKNTNPVASESDTPAPTSKEKP